In a single window of the Mugil cephalus isolate CIBA_MC_2020 chromosome 6, CIBA_Mcephalus_1.1, whole genome shotgun sequence genome:
- the rxfp3.2b gene encoding relaxin family peptide receptor 3.2b, giving the protein MQLNETGVETVAPEPCEQQILQEDNAGNCSGGSTGNLSLHCWLQLLTKDSIMEFQGDSSSVVVRVMIACVYSIVCALGLVGNSLALYLLHSRYRQKQSSINCFVMGLAVTDLQFVLTLPFWAVDTALDFRWPFGRVMCKIISSVTTMNMYASVFFLTAMSVARYYSISSALKMQSRRAAAAWAKWTSLCIWVVSLLATLPHAIYSTSVQVSDEELCLVRFPDSGSWDPQLLLGLYQLQKVLLGFLIPLIIITVCYLLLLRFILSRRIAGAADPEIKQGRQNRRSKVTKSIVIVVLSFFLCWLPNQALTLWGVLIKFDLVPFSNAFYNAQAYAFPLTVCLAHTNSCLNPVLYCLIRREFRAGLKEILLHATPSFRSLTHLLRRKAKVAEAPPVLVLVQMDV; this is encoded by the coding sequence ATGCAGCTGAATGAGACTGGAGTTGAGACAGTGGCTCCAGAGCCATGTGAGCAGCAAATACTGCAGGAGGACAACGCTGGCAACTGCAGCGGAGGCTCCACCGGCAACCTGTCGCTACACTGCTGGCTGCAGCTCCTCACCAAGGACTCTATCATGGAATTTCAAGGAGACAGCTCGAGTGTGGTGGTGCGTGTGATGATAGCATGTGTGTACTCTATAGTGTGCGCACTTGGGCTTGTGGGAAACTCATTGGCTCTGTATCTGCTGCACTCCCGTTACAGACAAAAGCAGTCATCCATCAACTGCTTTGTGATGGGACTGGCCGTCACAGATCTACAGTTTGTTCTGACCTTACCTTTCTGGGCAGTGGACACAGCCCTGGACTTCCGCTGGCCATTTGGCCGTGTGATGTGCAAAATCATCAGCTCGGTCACCACCATGAACATGTACGCCAGTGTATTCTTCCTCACAGCTATGAGCGTGGCACGTTATTACTCTATCTCGTCCGCACTGAAGATGCAGAGCCGGCGGGCAGCAGCTGCCTGGGCCAAGTGGACAAGCTTGTGCATATGGGTTGTCTCTCTGCTCGCCACTTTGCCTCACGCCATCTACTCCACCAGCGTGCAGGTGTCAGATGAGGAGCTTTGCCTGGTACGCTTCCCAGACTCTGGCAGCTGGGATCCACAGCTTCTTTTGGGTCTATACCAACTTCAAAAAGTCTTGTTGGGCTTCCTCATCCCTCTGATCATAATCACCGTGTGCTACCTGCTGCTCCTGCGCTTCATCCTCAGTCGGCGTATCGCAGGTGCAGCCGACCCTGAAATAAAGCAAGGCCGGCAAAATCGGCGCTCAAAAGTGACCAAATCCATCGTCATCGTGGTTCTGTCATTCTTTCTGTGCTGGCTCCCCAACCAGGCGCTGACACTCTGGGGGGTGCTCATCAAGTTTGACCTCGTGCCCTTTAGCAACGCTTTCTACAACGCGCAGGCCTACGCCTTCCCCTTGACTGTGTGCTTAGCGCACACTAACAGCTGCCTCAACCCTGTCCTCTACTGCCTGATTCGCCGGGAGTTTCGTGCAGGCCTCAAGGAAATTCTGCTCCACGCCACGCCGTCCTTCAGGAGCTTGACTCATCTCCTGCGCCGCAAAGCCAAAGTGGCTGAAGCGCCGCCTGTTCTGGTGCTTGTTCAAATGGACGTCTGA